A window from Fragaria vesca subsp. vesca linkage group LG5, FraVesHawaii_1.0, whole genome shotgun sequence encodes these proteins:
- the LOC101306237 gene encoding biotin carboxylase 1, chloroplastic-like, which produces MDATMPICKTVSPTPGLFFGKTGEIRSSQCSFMVGNKVSFLRQRAQGAQISYRSRKHAGTLHATCRADKILVANRGEIAVRVIRTAHEMGIPCVAVYSTIDKDALHVKLADESVCIGEAASNQSYLVVPNVLSAAISRKCTMLHPGYGFLSENASFVEMCKEHGINFIGPKPESIRIMGDKSTARETMKQAGVPTVPGSDGLLKSTEEGMKLADEIGYPVMIKATAGGGGRGMRLAKEPEEFVKLLQAAKSEAAAAFGNDGVYLEKYVVNPRHIEFQVLADKYGNVVHFGERDCSIQRRNQKLLEEAPSPALTPELRKAMGDAAVAAAASIGYIGVGTVEFLLDERGSFYFMEMNTRIQVEHPVTEMISSVDLIEEQIRVAMGEKLRMTQDDIVLRGHSIECRINAEDAFKGFRPGPGRITAYLPAGGPFVRMDSHVYPDYVVPPNYDSLLGKLIVWAPTREKAIDRMKRALNDTIITGVPTTIEYHKLILEIEDFKNGKVDTAFIPKHEEELAAPQQVLPASPPKELASASA; this is translated from the exons ATGGATGCCACCATGCCCATTTGCAAGACTGTTTCTCCAACTCCG GGGTTATTTTTTGGAAAAACTGGAGAGATCAGGAGTTCCCAATGTAGCTTCATGGTGGGAAATAAAGTTAGCTTTTTGAGGCAGAGAGCTCAGGGTGCTCAAATTAGTTATAGATCAAGGAAGCATGCGGGAACTCTCCATGCTACATGTCGTGCTGATAAAATCCTGGTGGCAAATAGAGGAGAAATTGCAGTTCGTGTTATTCGAACGGCGCATGAGATGGGCATACCCTGTGTGGCTGTCTACTCAACAATAGACAAGGATGCGCTTCATGTCAAATTGGCTGATGAGTCGGTTTGTATTGGTGAAGCAGCAAGCAATCAATC GTACCTTGTAGTTCCAAATGTTTTATCTGCTGCCATCAGTCGTAAATGTACAATGCTTCATCCTGGATATGGTTTCCTATCTGAGAATGCATCTTTTGTTGAAATGTGCAAAGAACATGGAATCAACTTTATTGGTCCTAAG CCTGAAAGTATCCGTATTATGGGTGATAAATCCACTGCAAGAGAAACAATGAAGCAAGCAGGTGTTCCAACTGTACCCGGAAGTGATGGATTACTAAAG AGCACAGAGGAAGGAATGAAGCTTGCTGATGAGATTGGTTATCCTGTAATGATCAAG GCAACAGCAGGTGGTGGAGGACGTGGCATGCGTCTTGCTAAAGAGCCTGAGGAGTTTGTAAAGTTGTTACAG GCAGCAAAGAGCGAGGCTGCAGCTGCTTTTGGAAATGATGGAGTTTATTTGGAAAAGTATGTCGTAAATCCTAGACACATTGAATTTCAG GTTCTTGCAGATAAGTACGGTAATGTTGTTCACTTTGGAGAACGTGATTGCAGCATCCAG AGAAGGAACCAAAAGCTTCTAGAAGAAGCACCCTCTCCTGCATTAACTCCAGAACTGCGGAAAGCCATGGGTGATGCCGCAGTTGCTGCCGCAGCATCTATTGGTTACATTGGTGTTGGAACCGTTGAGTTCCTTCTGGACGAAAGAGGTTCCTTTTACTTCATGGAAATGAACACTAGGATTCAG GTTGAGCATCCTGTGACAGAAATGATTTCCTCTGTTGACTTGATTGAAGAACAAATTCGTGTTGCTATGGGAGAAAAACTCAGAATGACTCAG GATGATATCGTTCTCCGAGGACATTCAATTGAATGTCGTATCAATGCAGAAGACGCTTTTAAAGGATTCCGACCTGGGCCAG GTAGAATAACAGCTTACTTACCCGCTGGAGGTCCATTTGTTAGAATGGATAGTCATGTTTATCCTGATTATGTGGTTCCTCCAAACTATGATTCCCTTCTTGGAAAG CTTATTGTGTGGGCACCAACAAGAGAAAAGGCAATTGATCGGATGAAAAGAGCTCTTAACGACACTATTATAACAG GGGTTCCAACAACTATTGAATATCATAAGCTCATCCTGGAGATAGAGGATTTCAAAAATGGGAAGGTTGATACCGCTTTTATTCCCAAGCATGAAGAGGAGCTAGCAGCG